The Myroides phaeus DNA segment GACGCTTTAAACGCTAAACATTCAATGGGTACTCCAACAGGAGGATCAAGAGGAGAAGAGCGTAAAAAAATGTCTATGTTACGTCGTAAAGTTGCTGAGCGTTTAGTTGAGGCTAAAAACACAACAGCTATGTTAACTACTTTCAATGAAGTTAACTTGACTAATGTAAATAAATTAAGAAGCGAATATAAAGAAGTATTCAAATCTAAACACGGTGTTGGTTTAGGATTTATGTCTTTCTTTACTAAAGCTGTAACTCGTGCATTAGAAATGTATCCAGATGTAAACTCTATGATCGATGGTCAAGAGCAAATCAAATACGATTTCTGTGATGTTTCTATCGCTGTATCAGGACCAAAAGGATTAATGGTACCAGTAGTTAGAAATGCTGAGTTATTATCTTTCCGTGGAGTTGAAGCTGAAATCAAACGTTTAGCTATCAGAGCACGTGATGGACAAATTACAGTTGATGAAATGACTGGAGGTACATTTACTATTACTAATGGTGGTGTATTTGGATCTATGTTATCTACTCCAATTATCAACCCTCCACAATCTGCTATCTTAGGTATGCACAATATTATTGAGCGCCCTATCGCAGTAAACGGACAAGTTGAAATTCACCCAATGATGTATTTAGCACTTTCTTATGACCACAGAATTATTGACGGACGTGAGTCAGTTGGTTTCTTAGTGGCTATTAAAGAAGCTTTAGAAAATCCGGTTGAGTTGTTAATGGACAACAATCCTAAAAAAGCATTAGAACT contains these protein-coding regions:
- the odhB gene encoding 2-oxoglutarate dehydrogenase complex dihydrolipoyllysine-residue succinyltransferase, producing the protein MSILEMKVPSPGESITEVEIATWLVKDGDYVEKDQAIAEVDSDKATLELPAEESGIITLKAEEGDAVAVGQVVCLIDMSAAKPAGGASTEAKPAAEAPKAEAPKAAPVQAPAATYATGSASPAAKKILDEKNINPATVSGTGKDGRITKEDALNAKHSMGTPTGGSRGEERKKMSMLRRKVAERLVEAKNTTAMLTTFNEVNLTNVNKLRSEYKEVFKSKHGVGLGFMSFFTKAVTRALEMYPDVNSMIDGQEQIKYDFCDVSIAVSGPKGLMVPVVRNAELLSFRGVEAEIKRLAIRARDGQITVDEMTGGTFTITNGGVFGSMLSTPIINPPQSAILGMHNIIERPIAVNGQVEIHPMMYLALSYDHRIIDGRESVGFLVAIKEALENPVELLMDNNPKKALEL